The Patescibacteria group bacterium genomic sequence GCCGGAAGATATTAAAGTGATTGTAGAGGCGGCTAAGCCGGGTTTGATTATTGGCCGCGGCGGAGCCGGAATTGAGCAGCTAAAAAAAGAAATTCAAAAAAAGGTTTTTAATAAAATTTATACTAAAAGACCAAAAAGTAAATATAAACTTGATATTGTCATTCAAGAAGTTAAAGAGCCCTACTTGCAAGCTCAGATTTTACTGGAAGAAATTATTGGGGATATTGAAAAGCGCATCCGCTATCGTCGGGTTATGAAGCAATCGATTGAGAAAGTGAAAAAAGCCGGCGCAAAAGGCGTAAAAGTGATAGCCAGCGGCCGTCTTGATGGGGTTAGCATTGCTCGGACCGAAACTTTAACTTGGGGCAGTCTACCCTTGCACACTTTGCGGGCTGATATTGATTATTCCCGCGGCGTAGCGAGGACAATTTATGGCGCGGTTGGGGTGAAGGTCTGGATTTATAAGGGGGAAGTGTTTAAAGAGAAGCGCGGGGCGGAAGCGAAAGCCGAGGGGAAAGAAGAGAAGTGATTGTCCGATTGCTCAATTGTTACATTGTTACATTGCTAAATTGTTGAATTGCTATATTGGCAAAAATAATTAATAATTAATAATTAATAATTAATAATTAATAATTAATAAATTGGATTATGAAAATTGCGATTTGTGCTAGTATGATGTTTGCTAAAGAAATGAAAGATGCCGCAGATTACTTAGTGAGTCAAGGTCACCAGGTATTTCTGCCCGAATTTGTAGAAGACATCGTGAGCGGCAAACAGGATATCAATAAAATTAAGGAATATGCCGAGCATGCGGATTTAAAAATAGAGCATAATTTAATCAGAAAACATTGGGAGAAGATGAAACAGAGTGATGCCACTTTAGTTTTAAATCATGATCGCAAAGGAGTAAAGAATTACATTGGTGGTAATACGTTTCTGGAAATGGGATTTGCTCACGTGTTGAATCTGCCTATATATTTAATCAACCCAATTCCTGAAATGGCTTATTCAGATGAGATTAAAGCTATGGAGCCAATTGTATTAGACGGAGATTTGGGCAGGATTTTATAAGAATAATAAATAATATTAGCCAAAGGCTGACCCCTCCAAAGGCGGGCAGGCACCCATTGGCTGGAATAATAAATAAAAATGTTAGCGCCCAAGAAAGTAAAACATAGAAAATGGCATAAGCAGGCTGGTGGTAGCGGTCAAGCTAAAAAAGCTTCAGCTACCAACAAAATCAGTTTTGGAAGTTTTGGTATGGTGGCAACCACTGCAAAATGGATAACCGCCAGACAAATCGAAGCCGCGCGCCGAGTGATTACTCGCAAATTACAAAAAGGCGGGAAGATTTGGATTCGGATTTTTCCGGATAAGCCCGTGACCATCAAAGGCAATGAGATTCCTATGGGTGGCGGCAAGGGCGCGGTTGATCACTATGTTGTTAGCATTAAGCCAGGCAATGTCTTGTTCGAAATTGATGGGGTGGAAGAAGAATTGGCTCGTGAAGCGATTGTGTTGGCTGGACATAAATTGCCGGTGGCGGTGAAGTTTATCAAAAAGTAAAATAATAGACGATGAATTTAACACAAATACCACAAATTGGTTAATAGAGTTAATAAAGTTAATAAGATAGTTAATAATGAAAATCAAAGAATTAAAAATTAAATCTGAAGCAGAGCTACAGCAGATGCTCAAACAGGAGCGTGAGCACTTGCGGGAGCTAAGGTTTGATTTGGCCAGCAAAAAGTTGAAAAAGGTGCGAGAGGTCAGGAAAAATAAAAAATTAATTGCTATGATTTTAACTTTATTGAATGAAAAGAAAATTGATCAGGATGGTCAGATAGAAACAAAGCAACTAAAAAATGAATCTGGGGAGATTGATAATGTTGTTAATAAAGTTAATAAAGTTAATGGTTCGATGCGACTCACCACAGGTAAAGTTAATAAAAGTGATAAAAGTGATAAATAACTTAATAATTTTATATGCCAGATGATAAAGTAAAAAAAATTAAACGTACTCTTGAAGGAATTGTTGTGTCAGATAAAAATGACAAGACGGTTGTGGTTCGGGTTGACCGGGTGAAGATGCATTCTAAATATCATAAACGATTTACAGTCAGCAAACGATATAAAGCTCATGATGCCAAAAATGAGTACAAAGTTGGTGACAGGGTTTTGATTCAGGAGTGCCGGCCATTATCTAAGGATAAACGTTGGCGAATTGTCGGCAGGGTTGGTAAAGTCAAAATAGCCGAAGAAGTGGTTGATGAGAAATTAAAAGAGGTAACAGAAGGTGAAGAGATATTAGGGGTTGAGAAGAAAGGGGAGGGGGTGAGGGAAGTTGACACCTCAAATAACTCAAATAAGCTCGAATAACTCTAATATTCGCGATTCATTGGCGAAACTTATTAGCGATAATATTAATGAAATCACTAAGCTATGATACAAGCCCATACAATGTTAAAATCTGCAGATAATTCTGGTGCTAAGAAACTTCAATGCATCAAGGTTTTGGGTTCTTCAAAACCACGATATGCTCGTTTAGGAGATATTATAACTTGTGTGGTTAAAGAAGCAGTACCGCATTCAACAGTCCAAAAGTCGCAGATTGTATGGGCTGTAATTGTTCGTCAGCGGAAAGAGTATCGCCGAAAGAATGGTGTTTATATTCGATTTGATGAGAACGCGGCTGTGATTGTTGATAAAGAATCCAAGGAACCAGTAGGCACGCGGATTTTTGGGCCAGTAGCGCGGGAGTTACGGGCGCGGGGGTTTCAGAAGATTGTGTCGTTGGCGCCTGAAGTACTTTAAAATTTTAGTTGACTCTAATAAATCAATAAATCAAATACATGAAAATAAAAACAGGAGACCAAGTTAAGGTTCTCCAAGGAAAAGATAAAGGCAAGAAAGGAAAAGTTATCCGAGTTAATTCTTGTGATAATAAGATTGTTATTGAAGGAATTAATCTCTTTATCAAACACGTTAAGCCGAAAAAGGAAAGAGAAAAAGGCCAGCGAGTGCAATTTCCAGCGGCAATGGATGCATCTAAAGTAATGCTTATTTGTCTGCATTGCGGCAAACAGACACGGGTCGGCTACAAGGTTTTGGAGAGCGGGAAAAAGGTGAGAGTGTGTAAGAAATGCAAGGATGTTGTTTAAGACGAATTTACACTAATCTGTACACAAATTTCACTAAAATCACAAATCTTTACACGAATAATTTTATGCCTAAGCTAAAAGAAAAATATATAAAAGAAGTGATTCCTCATATGAAGGAAAAGTTTGGATATAAAAATAATTTAGCAATACCCAAGTTAGAGAAGGTGGTGGTTAATGTTGGATTTAATCGAGATATATCGGGCGATAAAAATAAAATAGCAACGATTGAGAATAATTTAGCAAGGATTGTTGGCCAGAAGCCTGTGCGGACAAAGGCTAAACAGGCGATTTCAGCGTTTAAAATTAGGCAGGGGATGGTAATCGGGATGATGGTGACATTGCGCGGCAAACGAATGTATGACTTTGTTGATAAATTAATTAATGCAACCATACCCTGTTTCCGTGATTTTCGCGGACTCTCGCAGCAATCAGTTGATAAGAATGGAAATTTAACCATTGGAATTAAAGAGCACTTAGTGTTTCCAGAAATTAAGGTTGATGAAGTGGAGTTTATCCATGGTTTGGAAGTGATAATACAGACTACAGCTAAGACTCGAGAGGAAGGTTATGCACTTTTGAAGGGGTTAGGTTTTCCATTTAAGTCTGACGCGAATCAACGCGAATAGGTACATGAATTGCGCGAATCACGAATTTATTTTTTCTAATTATCTCTAATTAGCTCAAATATCTCTAATGAATCGTTCGTGATTAGTGAAATTTGTGTACGTATTAATGTAAATTAGCGAGTTTAATTATGGCAACAGAAGCTCAAAAAGCAAAATCTAGGAAAAAACCAAAATATTCCACACGGATCGTGCGGCGTTGTTGGCGTTGCGGCCGGAAGCGCGGTTATATGCGCAAGTTTGATTTGTGTCGGATTTGTTTTCGGGAGTTGGCGAGCAAGGGGGAAATACCCGGGGTACGTAAGTCTTCGTGGTAACTCGCTAATATTATCCGAATTTATCACGAATATCAACGAATATTTACACGAATAATTTTAATTTTATTTTATGCATACTGATCCTATATCTGACTTGTTAACAAGAATCAGGAATGCCTCGGCAGTAAAAAAAGACGAGGTGGTTTTGCCGTACTCAAAAGTCAAGTTCAATATAGCCCAAATTTTACAAGAAAACGGTTATATAAAAAAAGTAGAAAAAATAAATCCTACCCCAGAGAGGGATCGGATGATTAAAGCCGGGGCTTCTGCGTTTATGCAGTTAAGACTTGAGCTGAAATATAAGGCTGGCAAGCCGTCAGTTGAGAGTTTAAAGCGGATTAGTAAACCTGGCAGGCGGGTATATGCAGGCAAAGATAAACTGCCTTATGTTTTAAGCAACATTGGTATTGCTATTGTCTCAACCTCTCGGGGATTGATGACGAATAAAGAGGCGCGAAATAAAGGTCTCGGCGGGGAAGTGATATGCGAGGTTTATTAGCGTTGGGTGATTTTTTTGATGTCTATATAATTAATAATTAATAATTAATAATTTTTTATGTCGCGTGTAGGAAAGATGCCGATTGAGATACCAGATGGCGTTTCAATTGACATTAAAGATAATTTAATAAAAGTCAAAGGACCAAAAGGCGAACTTGAACAAAAAATAGTTCGGGGTGTTAGTATTGTGTTGGAAGATAAGGTGATAAAAGTTAGGGTTGAAAAACCAACGGACAAAAAACAGCGAAGTTTGTGGGGTCTATACCGAAGTTTAATCGCTAATATGGTTGAAGGATTAGCCAGAGGATTTGAGAAGAAGCTAGAGATCAGTGGCGTTGGTTTTAAAGCTGAGGTGAGCGGCGACAAGCTTGTCTTAAATGTTGGATTCTCTCATCTAGTTGAGTTCGATATACCCCAGGGGATTGAGATTAAAACAGAA encodes the following:
- the rpsC gene encoding 30S ribosomal protein S3, with product MGQKVNPKAYRIAVIKTWDSKWFSNKEFKNFLREDVMLRKLIYEKLKKSGVAKIEIERSPEDIKVIVEAAKPGLIIGRGGAGIEQLKKEIQKKVFNKIYTKRPKSKYKLDIVIQEVKEPYLQAQILLEEIIGDIEKRIRYRRVMKQSIEKVKKAGAKGVKVIASGRLDGVSIARTETLTWGSLPLHTLRADIDYSRGVARTIYGAVGVKVWIYKGEVFKEKRGAEAKAEGKEEK
- the rplP gene encoding 50S ribosomal protein L16; protein product: MLAPKKVKHRKWHKQAGGSGQAKKASATNKISFGSFGMVATTAKWITARQIEAARRVITRKLQKGGKIWIRIFPDKPVTIKGNEIPMGGGKGAVDHYVVSIKPGNVLFEIDGVEEELAREAIVLAGHKLPVAVKFIKK
- the rpmC gene encoding 50S ribosomal protein L29, producing MKIKELKIKSEAELQQMLKQEREHLRELRFDLASKKLKKVREVRKNKKLIAMILTLLNEKKIDQDGQIETKQLKNESGEIDNVVNKVNKVNGSMRLTTGKVNKSDKSDK
- the rpsQ gene encoding 30S ribosomal protein S17, which produces MPDDKVKKIKRTLEGIVVSDKNDKTVVVRVDRVKMHSKYHKRFTVSKRYKAHDAKNEYKVGDRVLIQECRPLSKDKRWRIVGRVGKVKIAEEVVDEKLKEVTEGEEILGVEKKGEGVREVDTSNNSNKLE
- the rplN gene encoding 50S ribosomal protein L14; the protein is MIQAHTMLKSADNSGAKKLQCIKVLGSSKPRYARLGDIITCVVKEAVPHSTVQKSQIVWAVIVRQRKEYRRKNGVYIRFDENAAVIVDKESKEPVGTRIFGPVARELRARGFQKIVSLAPEVL
- the rplX gene encoding 50S ribosomal protein L24 — encoded protein: MKIKTGDQVKVLQGKDKGKKGKVIRVNSCDNKIVIEGINLFIKHVKPKKEREKGQRVQFPAAMDASKVMLICLHCGKQTRVGYKVLESGKKVRVCKKCKDVV
- the rplE gene encoding 50S ribosomal protein L5, encoding MPKLKEKYIKEVIPHMKEKFGYKNNLAIPKLEKVVVNVGFNRDISGDKNKIATIENNLARIVGQKPVRTKAKQAISAFKIRQGMVIGMMVTLRGKRMYDFVDKLINATIPCFRDFRGLSQQSVDKNGNLTIGIKEHLVFPEIKVDEVEFIHGLEVIIQTTAKTREEGYALLKGLGFPFKSDANQRE
- a CDS encoding type Z 30S ribosomal protein S14, translated to MATEAQKAKSRKKPKYSTRIVRRCWRCGRKRGYMRKFDLCRICFRELASKGEIPGVRKSSW
- the rpsH gene encoding 30S ribosomal protein S8, giving the protein MHTDPISDLLTRIRNASAVKKDEVVLPYSKVKFNIAQILQENGYIKKVEKINPTPERDRMIKAGASAFMQLRLELKYKAGKPSVESLKRISKPGRRVYAGKDKLPYVLSNIGIAIVSTSRGLMTNKEARNKGLGGEVICEVY
- the rplF gene encoding 50S ribosomal protein L6, with the translated sequence MSRVGKMPIEIPDGVSIDIKDNLIKVKGPKGELEQKIVRGVSIVLEDKVIKVRVEKPTDKKQRSLWGLYRSLIANMVEGLARGFEKKLEISGVGFKAEVSGDKLVLNVGFSHLVEFDIPQGIEIKTEKNIIAVSGVDKQLVGETAAQIRAFKKVEPYKLKGIKYAGEQVRKKAGKVVKAAEG